From the genome of Streptomyces sp. JH34:
GGTGCAGAGCCCGGCGATCGCGGCAGCTGCGGCGACCGCCGCGTTCACGTCCATGCTTCAAGGTTATGCGGGTGCGCCGACACTCTCCCAGCCATCCGGGTGCCATCTCGAACACTCGTCGCCCAGAGTTCACCAAGGGGATAGTGACGGTTCACTTCGGGGGACGGATCCCGACGCGTTGGCCCCGCACCGTGGCAGCGTGGGGGTCGAGACCCCGGCCTCAGCAAGGATCTGGAGAGGGACTTCCATGCGCGACGCTTATCACGAGGAACTCGATTCGATCGGCGAGGGCCTGGTCGAGATGGCCCGGCTCGTCGGCTCGGCGATCGGACGGGCCACGACGTCCATGCTCGACGCCGATCTCAAGCTCGCCGAGAGCGTGATCGCCGCGGACCAGAAGGTCGACGACCTGCAGCACGACCTGGAGGCCCGCGCCATCGCGCTGCTGGCACGCCAGCAGCCGGTCGCCACCGATCTGCGGATCGTGGTCACCTCGCTGCGGATGAGCGCCGACCTGGAGCGCTCGGGCGACCTCGCCCAGCACGTGGCCAAGCTGGCACGGCTGCGCTTCCCCGAGTCGGCGGTGCCGCACGACCTGCACGCGACCATCCTGGAGATGGGACAGCTCGCCCAGCGGCTCATGGCGAAGGCCGCCGAGGTGATCATCACGAAGGACGTCGACCTGGCGCTCCAGCTGGAGCAGGACGACGACGAGATGGACCTGCTGCACCGGACGCTGTTCCAGCACCTGATGGACGACCGCTGGAAGCACGGCATCGAGACCGCCGTCGACGTCACCCTGCTCGGCCGCTACTACGAGCGCTTCGCCGACCACGCCGTGTCGGTCGCCAAGCGCGTCGTCTACCTGGTCACGGGTGAGCACGCGGACGAGATCCAGGCGGCGGCGCCGGTGGACGGGGCCTGAACAGCGGCCTGAACAGCGGCCTGCCCAAGGGCCTGAAGAAAGGCCGGCGGCACCAGCGACGGGGACCTGATCAAGGCGACGGCGACGAGGGAGGGGCGCGAGGGGCGCAGTCGTCACCACGGCCACACCTCAGTTCCGGCGCCGGTGCGCCGTTGATGCGCCCTCCGGGCTGGGCATGCAATGGGTGCGGGGGCGGTGCGGCATGCCCGCGGCCCCCGTCGTCGGCATGTGTGCCCACGCATGTGCTGTACGCCGTCGAGTCGTACGCCCTGAGGAGGGACCATGGCCGATTCACCCATGACCGAACCCCAGCAGGAGACCCCGACCGAAGTGGTGCACCTGCCCCTGCTGGGAGCCTGCGGCTGCGGCTCGGGCTGCGGCTGCGGCTGCCAGTCCGGCGCGCCGTGCCAGTGCGGCGGCTGAGCCTGGTCGGATGTGGCGGTGCCCTGCCACGGACGCCTGTCCGTGGCAGGGCACCGGCGCGGACACGCGTCCCCGGCCGGGCACCGACGCTGTGCGCACCTCAGACCGCGGGTTCGGCGACCGCCCGTTCCTCGGACGCGGGCGATGCGGCCACCACCGGCTCCGGCAGTTGCAGGTTCCGCATCAGCAGCCAGTAGCCGAACGCCGCCACC
Proteins encoded in this window:
- the phoU gene encoding phosphate signaling complex protein PhoU, translating into MRDAYHEELDSIGEGLVEMARLVGSAIGRATTSMLDADLKLAESVIAADQKVDDLQHDLEARAIALLARQQPVATDLRIVVTSLRMSADLERSGDLAQHVAKLARLRFPESAVPHDLHATILEMGQLAQRLMAKAAEVIITKDVDLALQLEQDDDEMDLLHRTLFQHLMDDRWKHGIETAVDVTLLGRYYERFADHAVSVAKRVVYLVTGEHADEIQAAAPVDGA